A single region of the Lycium barbarum isolate Lr01 chromosome 2, ASM1917538v2, whole genome shotgun sequence genome encodes:
- the LOC132627746 gene encoding growth-regulating factor 1-like yields MDFGVMDSGGGVNICSDNTSYMFVETKQKLYGSSGFHKHERSEDEWNKDTKLARTTSPNLLMRSNDSHQMLSFSTPNSQNVTMPYYYQHPSNAFGRNSAGCGSGALNAGNMHGLIAGVKGPFTPSQWMELEHQALIYKYIVANVPIPPYLLNPIRKALESAGFSTFAGLRPNVLGWGGFHLGFSHSNDPEPGRCRRTDGKKWRCSRDAVADQKYCERHMNRGRHRSRKPVEGQTANSASGATTSAKPMSSSASAALASGSAAASNSLSHHNQLCNLQPAATNPSSTSTYLERSYTAKGNFGERYSDTKGPIIVSPSVKESQYSIQKEQNLYGVTSSFGLVCADSLINPLNKISSIVNCRSYGNSDDISDQEKNKSQHHPLRQFMDDWPKNQSDQSNVSWPGIDLQSDPTQLSISIPVVNTSDFMSSTSSPTNDKLTASPHGPTREHEATQMGLGIGTRSWIPISWESSMGGPLGEVLHSSSSGDCKNKSSALNLMTYGWDRSPTGVLQKNSFRSLSNSSAGSSPRAENSKTTNEGSSLCNGLLGTTLMNPTLPAM; encoded by the exons ATGGATTTTGGTGTCATGGATAGTGGTGGTGGGGTGAATATTTGTTCAGACAATACTAGTTATATGTTTGTCGAGACAAAGCAAAAGTTGTACGGATCTAGTGGATTTCACAAACATGAAAGGTCTGAAGATGAATGGAACAAGGACACTAAATTAGCTAGAACAACTAGTCCTAATTTGCTCATGAGATCTAATGACAGCCACCAAATGCTTAGCTTTTCTACACCAAATTCTCAGAATGTGACAATGCCTTATTATTATCAACACCCTTCAAATGCTTTTGGTAGGAACTCTGCAG GTTGTGGCAGTGGAGCTTTGAATGCTGGAAACATGCATGGGCTAATAGCAGGGGTAAAAGGGCCATTTACTCCATCACAATGGATGGAGTTGGAACACCAGGCCTTGATCTACAAGTACATAGTTGCAAATGTACCAATACCTCCTTATCTCCTTAACCCCATCAGAAAAGCTCTTGAATCTGCTGGCTTCTCAACTTTTGCTGGCCTTAGACCCAATGTTT TGGGATGGGGTGGTTTCCATCTAGGATTCTCCCACAGCAATGATCCCGAACCAGGAAGGTGTAGGagaacagatgggaagaaatGGCGGTGCTCAAGAGATGCAGTTGCCGATCAAAAGTACTGTGAGCGACACATGAACAGAGGCCGCCATCGTTCAAGAAAGCCTGTGGAAGGACAAACTGCCAATTCCGCCTCCGGTGCTACTACTTCCGCCAAGCCGATGTCTTCCTCAGCATCAGCAGCTTTGGCTTCCGGAAGCGCTGCTGCATCCAACAGTCTCTCACATCACAACCAACTCTGCAACTTGCAGCCTGCTGCAACTAATCCCTCCTCGACATCCACTTATCTAGAGAG GAGTTATACGGCTAAGGGAAATTTTGGTGAAAGGTACTCGGATACAAAAGGCCCTATAATTGTTTCACCAAGTGTAAAAGAGAGTCAATATTCAATTCAGAAGGAGCAGAATCTTTATGGAGTAACCTCCAGTTTCGGATTAGTTTGTGCTGACTCTTTGATCAATCCACTGAATAAAATCTCTTCAATAGTGAACTGCCGTAGCTATGGCAATTCAGATGATATAAGtgatcaagaaaaaaataaatcaCAGCATCATCCACTCCGACAGTTCATGGACGATTGGCCTAAAAACCAATCTGATCAATCCAATGTTTCATGGCCCGGCATTGATTTGCAGTCAGATCCTACTCAGCTCTCCATTTCTATCCCTGTAGTCAACACTTCAGACTTCATGTCTTCCACTTCCTCTCCTACAAATGACAAACTCACGGCCTCACCACACGGGCCCACACGTGAGCACGAAGCAACTCAAATGGGACTAGGCATTGGTACCAGAAGTTGGATTCCTATAAGTTGGGAATCTTCAATGGGTGGACCCCTTGGGGAGGTCTTGCATAGCAGCAGCTCGGGTGATTGCAAGAACAAGTCATCAGCTCTTAATCTCATGACTTACGGTTGGGATAGGAGCCCGACCGGGGTCTTACAAAAGAACTCGTTCCGTTCCCTTTCCAACAGCAGTGCTGGAAGTAGTCCTAGAGCAGAAAACAGTAAGACAACGAACGAAGGCTCCAGTCTTTGTAATGGCCTTCTTGGAACAACTCTTATGAATCCAACCCTGCCTGCCATGTAA